In the Sandaracinus amylolyticus genome, ACGCGTTCAACACCGATCGCTACGTGCGCAAGGGCGACATCTCGTTCGAGACCACGAAGCTCATCGCGATGAGCAAGCTCTTCGTGGGCGACGTGTCGAGCGAGATCGCCGATCAGGTCGTGCAGTTCCACGGCGGCATGGGCTACCTCGAGGACCTCTGGGTCTCGCGTTACTACCGCGACCAGCGGCTCTTCCGCATCGGCGGCGGCGCGAGCGAGGTCATGAAGTACATGATCGCGAAGATCAGCGGCTGGTGACAGCGCGGCGCACCGTGCGTACGTGCTCGCGGTGACCGGCGCCCGCCTCTTCGTCCACGTGAGTGGCCTCCGAAACGATCGAGGCGCGGCGCTGGTCGCTCTCTACGACGGCGAAGGTTTCCCCGATCACCCCGAGCGCGCGAAGCACCACGGCGCGGTCCCGATCGCCTCGGGCCGCGCCGAGCTCGTCTTCGACGAGGTCGCGCCCGGGCGCTGGGCCGCCGCGCTGCTGCACGACGAAGATCTCGATCTGCACATGGATCTCTCGCGCGTCGGGCTGCCGCTCGAAGGGCTCGGGGGCTCGCGCGATCGCGAGTGGCGGCTCGGACTGCCGCGCTTCGAGAAGGCCGCGTTCGACGTGATCCCGGGCGACAACCACCTCGCGCTGCGCCCCCGCTATCTGCCGGGCACGTGAGGTACGACCTCGCGATCGTCGGCGCGGGCGCATCGGGCCTCGCGCTCGCGCACGAGCTGCTCGCGAGCCCTCTGCGCGATCGATCGATCGTGATCGTCGAGCGCGATGCGACCGACGACGATCAGCGCACGTTCTCGTACTGGACCGAGCGCGCGACGCCGTTCGACGACCTCGTGCATCGCCGCTGGGATCGGCTCCGCTTCGCGTCGCCGTGGCTCGATCGCACCCTCGCGCTCGCGCCGTTCCGCTACGAGACGGTGCGCGGGATCCACCTGCTCGAGCACCTGCGCACGGAGCTCGCGAAGGCGCCTCGCGCGGAGTGGAAGACCGGCGTGGTGCGCGGCGCGATCGAGGATGCAGGCGACCACGCGCGCTTCGAGCTCGAGGGCCGCACCATCGAGGCGCGCTGGGTCTTCGACTCGCGGTTCCGCCACGCCGATCTGCAGGTCGATCCGCGCCGCCATCACCTGATGCACCAGGT is a window encoding:
- a CDS encoding DUF2141 domain-containing protein, with the translated sequence MTGARLFVHVSGLRNDRGAALVALYDGEGFPDHPERAKHHGAVPIASGRAELVFDEVAPGRWAAALLHDEDLDLHMDLSRVGLPLEGLGGSRDREWRLGLPRFEKAAFDVIPGDNHLALRPRYLPGT